Below is a window of Cryobacterium sp. PAMC25264 DNA.
CCGGTAGGCCCATTGAGATCACCCGACTGCTCAGCCGGCGCACCCACGAACTTCTCGTGCAGGCCGCGCAGTTCGCCGTCGACCACGGCCACGCCCACGTCGACGCCCTGCACCTGCTGCGCGTCATGGTGGAGCAGGAGCCCGCCGCGTCGGCGATCCGCCGCGCCGGCGGCGACCCCGCGGCCATCGCGGCCGGCGCCGAAGAGCGCCTGCCCGAGTCCAGCGACCAGCAGGCCACCTCGGCGCCCGCGCTCACTCCATCGGCCCAGCGCGCCCTGCTCGACGCCCACCAGGTCGCCCGCGCCTTCGGCTCCACCTACATCGACCCCGAGCACCTGTTCTTCGCCTTCGTGGTGAACCAGGATGCCCCGGCCGCCCAGGTGCTGGCCGCCGCCGGCGTCACCGCCGAGTCCCTGCAGGCCGGAGCCCAACAGGCCGAGGCCGACGAGGCCCAGGCCGCAGCCGGCAACCCGGTCGGTGACGGCACCTCCGACACCCCGATGCTCGACACCTACGGCGTCGACCTGACCGAGCGCGCCCGCTCCGGCAAGCTCGACCCGGTGATCGGCCGCAGCGACGAGATCGAGCAGACCGTCGAGATCCTCTCCCGGCGCACCAAGAACAACCCGGTGCTGATCGGCGAGGCCGGGGTGGGCAAGACCGCGGTGGTCGAGGGCCTGGCGCAGGCCATCGTCGACGGCCTCGTGCCCGAGCAGTTGCGCGGCAAGCGGGTCATCGCGCTCGACCTGCCCGCCATGCTGGCCGGAACCCGCTACCGCGGCGACTTCGAGGAACGTCTCACCAAGACCATGGACGAGATCAGCCTTCATAGCGACGAGATCATCGTCTTCCTCGACGAGCTGCACACCGTCGTGGGCGCCGGCGGCTCCGGCGAGGGCGGCATGGACGCCGGCAACATCCTCAAGCCCCGCCTGGCGCGCGGTGAGCTGCACGTCGTTGGTGCCACCACTCTGAACGAGTACCGCAAGGTCGAGAAGGACCCGGCCCTCGAACGACGCTTCCAGCCCGTGCGGGTGGGGGAGCCCGGCATCGAGGATGCCGTGCAGATCCTTGCCGGCCTGCAGGAGCGTTACGCCGAGCACCACTCGGTGCGCTACACGGATGCCGCCATCCGCGCCGCCGTGGAGATGAGCGCCCGGTACATCCCGGACCGGTTCCTGCCGGACAAGGCCATCGATCTGATCGACCAGGCCGGCGCCCGGGCTCGCCTGGCCCTCGGCTCCCGCGTGGATGTCGACGGGCTGCGCGAGAAGCAGGCGGCACTCGAGTCGGCGAAGGTCGACGCGGTCGCTGCCGAGCAGTACGAGGAGGCTTCCCGCTTGCGCGACGAGGCCGAGACGATCGCGGCGACCATCGACGCGGCCGTCGTCAGCCAGGGTGGCGAGGACTCCGGTCCGTCGGCCGTGGTGGACGAGGCCGAGATCGCGGCGATCATCGCCCGGGCCACCGGCATTCCGGCCAGCCGCCTCACTGCGGGTGACCGGGAGCGCCTGGCCCGGCTCGAGGATGACCTGCACGAGCGGGTCATCGGGCAGGACGACGCCGTGACCGTGATCGCCAAGGCCGTTCGGCGCAACCGCACCGGCATGGGCGATGCGAACCGTCCGGTCGGCAGCTTCCTCTTCCTCGGCCCGACCGGGGTGGGCAAGACCGAACTGGCCAAGTCACTGGCCGAGTCGCTCTTCGGCGACGAGAAGGCCATGCTGCGCTTCGATATGAGCGAGTTCAGCGAGCGTCACACCGTGAGT
It encodes the following:
- a CDS encoding ATP-dependent Clp protease ATP-binding subunit encodes the protein MPTYFGPAGSENGSFDEFLARYLQGQRSAQSGRPIEITRLLSRRTHELLVQAAQFAVDHGHAHVDALHLLRVMVEQEPAASAIRRAGGDPAAIAAGAEERLPESSDQQATSAPALTPSAQRALLDAHQVARAFGSTYIDPEHLFFAFVVNQDAPAAQVLAAAGVTAESLQAGAQQAEADEAQAAAGNPVGDGTSDTPMLDTYGVDLTERARSGKLDPVIGRSDEIEQTVEILSRRTKNNPVLIGEAGVGKTAVVEGLAQAIVDGLVPEQLRGKRVIALDLPAMLAGTRYRGDFEERLTKTMDEISLHSDEIIVFLDELHTVVGAGGSGEGGMDAGNILKPRLARGELHVVGATTLNEYRKVEKDPALERRFQPVRVGEPGIEDAVQILAGLQERYAEHHSVRYTDAAIRAAVEMSARYIPDRFLPDKAIDLIDQAGARARLALGSRVDVDGLREKQAALESAKVDAVAAEQYEEASRLRDEAETIAATIDAAVVSQGGEDSGPSAVVDEAEIAAIIARATGIPASRLTAGDRERLARLEDDLHERVIGQDDAVTVIAKAVRRNRTGMGDANRPVGSFLFLGPTGVGKTELAKSLAESLFGDEKAMLRFDMSEFSERHTVSRLVGAPPGYVGYDEAGQLTEHVRRNPYSVVLLDEIEKAHPDVFNLLLQVLDDGRLTDGQGRTVDFRNTVVIMTSNIGSEVLASRSGALGFTADLDGAGNGFGSEKALRDRVMAKLREAMRPEFLNRIDEVVLFRKLEQTQLRRIVRLLLSQTESRVQAQGHTLTVTDEAIDWIAEHGYEPEYGARPLRRVIQREVDDRIADLLVASALGDGGIVAVSVKDSALTVAAEPARMPLAA